The Thermodesulfobacteriota bacterium DNA window AACTGCACTAAGTGTCATACGGGAGGAACACAGAGCGACAACTTCAAGACTGAACCATCGAGGGCTGCCTGTGGCTCCTGCCATGACGATGTAAACTTTGAAAGCGGAGAGAATCATGGCGGAGGGATACAGCTTAGTGATAATAATTGCAACGGTTGCCATCTCCCATCTACAGATAAAGAGTTTGACCTCTCGGTTGTCGGAACTCACACAATTCCCCTGAAATCGGCCCAGGTTCCGGGAGTAAACTTTGAGATTGTGAGCGTCGAAAGTGCAGATATGATGTCAGATACTGTAGCACCTGGAGAACGGCCTAAGGTGACCTTTAGTATTAAAACCGATTCAGGAGAGACTATTCCACCATCTGATCTGAACTTCCTGAGACTCACCCTTGCTGGGTCAACAATCGAGTATTTTATCCAAGACTATAACGACGACGGGTTACCTATACCCGGAGACCCCTTGAGCCCGTGGACTCCTGGGGCGGAGGATTATAAACAGGAAGACCCAAGGCAAAGTGCCGTAGGACCGGATGCGTCCGGTAATTTTACTTATACTTTTACAGCCAAGATTCCGACCGATGCGACTGGCACCTATACCGTGGGGATAGAAGGGTATAAGTGTGCTACAGTTGAGGGTGCCAGCCAAAGAAAAGGAGGGACAAATTGTGATGGTACAAGGGATCCCAATGGAAACGGCACGGAGGATCCTGGTGAGGCCTTTAACCAGGTTCGTGACGCAGGACACAATGTAATTTTCGACTTTCCTGTTACAGATTCCGAAGCTGTCCCACGGCGAATGGCAGTTGATTCGTCGACAAAGTGTATCAACTGCCACGGCGTATTTTCAAAGGACTTCAGCATTCACGGTGGCATCAGAAACGATACCGTATACTGTGTTCTCTGCCACAACCCTTCGCATGACACATTAAGCAGACAAATTCCACCTATCGGGGAACCAACTATCACCAACTCTGTTGCTTTTAGGATCATGATCCATAAAATCCATACAGGAGAGGATCTGACTAATAAGCCATACTTCCTTTATTCTCCCCCTGGAGGGATGTTCCCTAACCAGTTTGAGAGACCTACTGACTTTAGTGAGATCCGCTTCCCGGGTGACAGGAGGGATTGTGAGGCGTGTCATTTGCCTAGTACATACATCTTAAACCCCGGTCAAGGTATCTTAGGTGGGAAGGTCTTACCTTCTACCAACCATGAGTTCGAAAGGGAAGAATCATCCAAAACGATCACAGAGACATTCTTTACTGAGCCAGTTATCTCGGTTTGTACGGCTTGTCATGACAGCCTTGTTGTAAACGAAGCTGGGGATGCACTTGCTGGAGAGGGCCATCCTGGCGGGGCTCAACCGGAGGGTGCCTGTATAGAGTGTCACGGTGTGGGTGAGTTCCTTGGCGTGAAAGAAGTCCATTTGCCCGGTCTTCCACCGGAGACGCGTATTGAGCGTCCGAACTAGCTATAAAACGGGAGTTAAATGAAGAAGATCCTGTTCGTATTGTTCTTCGTTGGCATCATAGGTTGTGTGGGCGAACAGAATGAGGGTCAAGACTTTGGCAATATTTTTGACAGCCCCGAAGGGCTGATCGTCACAGAAGAGGAACACCCTGATGGATGGGGTCGTTCAGATTGCTTCGCGTGCCACCCAGAGTTTGATATTCATCAGGTCGACCGTACAGGTGGTCTCCTCCCGATAGAGGAGATACAGGCATTGGTTGAGGAAGAAGGTCTCGCCAGTTGTCCTATATGTCATGGTGATAACGGAGTTGATGAGTGAAAAGAGCGATTCTACCCGCGTCTTTCATGATTCTAATATTCTTATTAGGTGAAAGATCGGCATTTGGCCAGGTAGAGATGATCCGTCCGAGGAGTTTGGGTTTTTTTGGGAACACGCTTACCCTATTTCAGGCGCCCAGCCCTTTGCTTCGTCCGGATAGAACCCGAAAGAATGTTTATCCCTTTTATCAATACCTGGAATTGAATGCTGCAAGCCCTTCAAATGGCCTATCTTTCAACACCTTTATGAGATATAGAGATATATTCAATGGGGAGGATGAGTCTTTCGATCTTTATAATGCATTCATCCAGTATTCTAATAAATCAAATACATTTGAGGTCCGTTTAGGAAGGCAGATCATAACCGAAAGTGTAACCTTTTTTCTTCTCGACGGCGGCTCGGTAAGCTTTAAGCCCGTGAACGGAATCGAACTTGTAGCATATGGCGGATACCAGGATAAAGACCTCCAACCCGAGCCCGAGCGGCCATTCAGAAGCTTTGCTGCGGCAGGGATTAAATTAAAATCCAGTAAAATTCTGGGCACGTTATTCACAATAGGCTATGAATTCTATAATCCGCAGGATTTTTCTTCGAGAAACTTCGTTAATATCTCTTTCAACAGGGTTGTACCCTTTACTGACTTTGCAGATTTTTACGGACTCGCCGAAATTGATGTAGGGGAGGGAAATCTAGGCCTGCTTACAGTCGGATTGGGAATCACATTGACCAGATCCCTTTTCCTCAATCTCGAATACGATAACTACGATCTTGATGAGGAACGCAAAGAATTTCAGCTTGATCCAATATATGACATCTTTTCGGTTGGACGTCTTAATCAGGCCAAGGTGGGTGTGACCTTCATACCTGCCAGTTTTCTGGAGGTCCAAGCCAGTTACGCTTTTTCCAACTACGATGTTCTCGATGATATAGACAGGAATGGTAATATCGCAAGGCTTGGATTTTCGTGGGACTTCTGGCGCGATATTGGTCTCACGGCGTTTAATGGTTTTTATTTTATCGATGGAAGGGACGACGACTATGCATTTGGTCTCAATTTCAATTTAAACGAGCAGATCTATAACGGATTGGATCTCCAATTTGCGTTTGCGTATGCCTATTACAATAAGATAACCAATCAGGAAGGTAACGCATTCAGCTACATAATGGGTTTTGAGTATCTTCTGGTTAAAAACCTCACGTTGAAGGCAGATGTAGAATTAAATACCAATCCTGATTTCAATAAGGATGCAAGGGTTGACCTAGGACTTAGCTACTATTTCTCGGGGACAAAATGAAAAATAAATTTATCTTAATTATCATTTTGATTTTTTTAGCATTCTATGGTTGCCGGAAGCAGGAGCGAGACATCGAGTGGGGGTGGAAACAAGACAAGCCGGTAACACCTCAGAAGCATTTTTCTCATAAATTGCATGAGAACGTGCTGAGCGAAGAGGGACTTGACTGTGAAGCATGTCATCCAGTTGGTTTTGTAATTGAGGAGAAAGAAGAAGAGAAAAGGGCTGAAATTTCGGGCAAATCCCTAATACCGGGGAAAGAAACATGTCATTTTTGTCATTTTAATCCTCAGGCAGGTAGTATCGCACCGAATAGTTGTGACACTTGCCATGTCGATATGCGCGGTATAACACCTGCTAATCATAACTTTAATTGGTCTGTAAAACATGCAGTATTCGCAAAGGCGGATGCGAATTCTTGCAACACCTGTCACAGCCCCAGGTTCTGCGAAGATTGCCATAAGAGAAGAGATCTTCCCACCCTGAGGGTTCACGACAGGAATTTTAGGTTTATCCATGGCATCGAAGCCAGGGCAAATCCGAGAGAATGTGGAAACTGTCACGAGCTCAAGTCCTTTTGTGACCAGTGCCATATAAGGGGCGGGTATGACAGGTAAATTAAAAGGCAAGAAGATATTGTTATTGATAACATTCATTTTGCTTTCCTATTCGATTTCCAGGTCCCAGGAAAGTCCACACTCAGCAATGGAAGAAAATCCTAAAGATGAGGGGAATTGCCTTTTTTGCCATTCGGAGCTACCTAAAGAGGGAGAGAAAGCGCCTAATTACCTGCTTAACTTTGAACCATCAGAGGCGTGCTTGGCGTGTCATTCGGCATCTCAGCATGTGGGATCAAAGGAGCATTTAGAATATTCAATTCCTCAATCGAGTAGTCTTCCCGGCGATGAGAACAATAAAGTTGCCTGTTTTTCCTGTCATGACCCCCATCCACAGGGAATCATTAAAGGTAGGATTGTTTACGAAATAGAGCTTGGACAGCATGAAAAGGAGTTTATAACCCAGGTTGTAATTCCGGAGAGAGGGGGAAAGATTGCGCTACCCGAGAAAACAAAGGTGCTCCTCCGTCTTCCACTCGAAGATAATAAGCTCTGTGTCAATTGTCATGCTACGCCAAATTGATTTGTTCTTTTTATAAATTTACCAAGTCAGGTATGTGAATAGTTAAACAAGTGGGAGGGCACCGTCCTGTGTCTTTTTGAGTTCTTGATTCCAGCTAAATTCCAGATACAATGTTCCACACCAATGTCAGCAATGGAGGATAAGTCATATGAAGAAATCTTTATTTGTTTCAATCATCATCTCCTTTCTAATTGTTGGAGTAGGATTAGCTGTCATGAAGGACACTGGTTATTATAAACCCTCAGTACCCACTTGGCTTACTGGATCAACTGAAGAAAAGGTAAACGAACTTGGGCTTGTTCAACCGTCTTATGCCGACCTCATGTTGTGGACTGGAATCCGTCTTAATGAGTTGTTTGCAGCAGGGGTCACCGGAAAAACACAGTATGCAAAGCTCCAGGCAAGGAAAATCGAAGAGACATTGGAAAAGGCGGCAGTGGTCGATCCAAGAAGAAGGTCGGGAATAGAGGGACTTCTTTCAGCTAATTATCCGGGGCTCATTGAAGCGATAGATTCGAACAAAACAGATGTATTTCAGGCCGCTTTTGGAAAGCTCTACGCTAGTTGTGTTAACTGTCATGTTAAAAACGGAGTCCACTTTTATCCTCTGATTCCCACAACATCTATAAGTCCCATAACAGCGGGCTCTATACAATCATGGGAAGAGATCCAGAAGCATTTGCGAGAGGAGCAGGAGAAAAAGTAATCCGAGTTTAAGACAAAAGAAGAGTCTCTCCATATATATACCTTACAAATGACTTTTTCAGGTTAAAGGATTTGTGTCTAACGAAACATGCGGTGCCAACATAATAATTGCGCAAAGAGATTAAACCTTGAAACAATAGATCTAGTACGAAGTTTATACGTTATGAAGAAAGGATTTAAAATAAGCGAAGCGAGTATGAAGTCTAAACTAATTCTTTAATACAGGAGGATCCTTGAGATGAGACATGTATTAGTTTTTATCATTGGAATGGCCATTTTGATGACTTCCAGCATGGGCAATCGTTTTGCTCAGGGTGAGGAAGGATCGGTAGAAAAGGGCAAAGAGGTGTATACTGCAAAAAAGTGTGGCCTATGTCATACCGTAGATGGTAGTGGTGGTAAGAAAGGGGGAGACCTCTCTGATATAGGCGATAAAAAGGATGCCGAGTGGTTGACAAAATATATGAAAGATCCAAAATCTCTTATACCTGAAGCCAAGATGCCTGCTTTCAGAGGGACTGATGAAGAACTACAGAATTTGGTAGCATATTTGACGAGCCTGAAGAAGGCTAATTAATTCTTGAGCTAGGATATTTATAAGGCAAATCGAGCCCGGAATTGTGACACTTAAATTAAGAATCGGTAGAGACGCCTTTTCATAAATGAATAACCTTGCAGCAAGGTTCCGGGTAAAAGTACCTAAAACAAAAGGCTCTTGAGTCATTGCTAGAGATGTCACATAATTTGTGGATAATATTTTTATTTTGAATGTGCTATTTTTCTGAGCCCGTCTCCAATGGAAATGATTTAAATGGGCATTCAAAAAATTGTAAATTTTAAATTCGATCTCGAAAAAATAATTATAGATTCTAGCCCCTAAATATCTAACACCTGCAATTGCGAGGGATCCTGAGAGAATTCGAAGGGGACGAAGCAATCCCCAAGAATTAAGAAAAGATGAGATTGCTTTGGGATAAAACCTCTCGCAAAGACAGAATGGGAGCAAACCTGGATTCCCACTTACGGAATGTGGGAATGACACTTTGTGAGATTGCTTCAATTTGCCTCTCAAATTTCGCAATGACGGAGAACCGCAGGGTTGTGGGTCACAGCAGTAACAGTGTAATGCCTATCGCAAGCTACAGGGAATTTGCGGGTTAAAATGTCATGAATTCGCGTAGTAGCTTCCTCATTGGTACTATCCTCATCAGCGTGATCGATCACTTTATGCCGTCTGAATTTATGACATCTTACATTCTTTACCAACCAAATTCTCACCATATTAAAACGATTTTCCTTGGTATCGTTCTTGCACAAAACCTTCGTAATAGACATGAGGATAAGTATAGCCGCAAAACTGATGCTAGGCTTTTTAGTTCTTTTACTGCCGGCAGCTCTCATCTTGGGAGGATTCAGCTATTACTCAATTCGCAAGCTCATAGGAATAAATAAGCAGCTGGAGGAAATTACCACCTCCCTTGATGCAACCAGGGAGTTAAACATAGCTGTTGCGAACCTCGTTATACCGGTGAACGAATATACTATTAATGGAGATATTAACGCTAGGGATCATTTTGACAGATTATTAAATAGCGTTGATACGAAACTAAACACCTGTGCTAATTCTTCCTGCCACTTCGCGTCGAATGAGCCAAGGGAAATGGCAAATAGCATTCTTCTCGGGGTAAGCAACATCAAGGAAGTCGCCCAAGGGCTCTTTGGTCTCGATGATCTGTCAAGGAACTCGCACGGTTCTAATGCAGTTAAAGAAATTAACGATATACTTTACTTTCTGAGTGCCCGTCTTAATTTTATGTCCCGGGCGCTGATTGAACGTGTACAGCTACTCAAGACCCAATCGTACGAGGAGGGCCGTAAGACTCTCCGCTATCTATTCGTTTTTTCTCTATCGGTCATGGCAATGTCTGTATCTGTGGCGTACATTATTTCCCGAAAAATAGCAAATCCTATCCGGAGTCTGCTCCAGGGAACTAAACATATTATCAAAGGCAACTTGGACTGTCATGTGAATGTTGCACAACGTGATGAGGTGGGAGAGCTTGCCGAATCGTTTAACTCGATGATTGATGAAATTAAGGGATACAGAGAACGGGTCGAACTTTACAGGCAAGGACTGGAAGAGAAGGTTAAGGAGAGAACCGAGGAACTGATGCGAAAGGATGAGAACTTACGTCAGTCCGAGAAGCTGGCCTCGATAGGACTTCTGGCCAGCGGAGTTGCCCATGAACTCAATAATCCATTGACGAGCATCCTTATGAGCGTTGGTCTCTTGATGGAAGATGTCAAAGCAAGCTCCGATCTTTACAATGAGCTTGAAAAAATAAATGAGGACACGAATAGATGCATACAGATAATCAATGAACTTCTTGATTTTTCGAGGCACAGTATCCCCGATAAGATCCCCTGTAATATAAATTCCCTTCTAGGGGAATCGCTCAATATGTTACGTCATAGTGTGGATTTAGAAAAAATCGTTGTAAACGATGATTTCTCAAGCAATCTTCCTCCGGTATATTGCGATCCGGACCAAATGCAACGGGTTTTCATGAACACAATCACCAACGCAGTTCAGGCAATGCACGGGGATGGGATCCTAACTCTCAAAACTTACCTGAATGGTAATTTTGTCAATATCTGTGTTCGAGATAACGGCCCGGGCATCCCACAAAGAATGAGACAAAAGGTCTTTGATCCATTTTTTACGACAAAGAGAGGGGGGTCGGGACTCGGGCTCTCGATCAGCCATAGAATTATCCATGACCATGGTGGGAGGATCGAAATTTATAGTGCTACAATCGATGAACCTAAAGACGAAGCTGGTATACAAATAACGGGAACGGGCGTAGAAATCCTTATCCCAATAGAGGGTTAATCTATGTGTATGAGCAATAAAGAAGAGAGCAAAGGACGTATTCTGGTGGTTGACGATGAGCAGAATATCTGTGAGTCCATAAAAAAGACACTTGAGCGAAGTGGTTATTCAGTCAGTGCCTCTCAAGATGGATATGAAGCGCTAAAAATGGTCGGCACAGATGGCTACGATATGGTTATCTGCGACATCCGAATGCCGGAGCTAGATGGACTTCAGATATTAGACCAAATTAAGGAGATTAATCCTCGAATTGTTGTCTGTATGATTACCGGATACGCTTCGATCGATACGGCAATTACCTCTATGAGGCATGGAGCCATAGATTATATTACAAAGCCCTTTAAACCGGATCAGATCCGTTTCATTGTCAATAGAGCTTTTCAACAGAAGAAACTGGGAGATGAAAGCATAAATCTTAGACATGAACTGGGGAACTTCTACGGACAGGATGTGGTCATCGGGAATAGCAAGAAAATGCATGAAGTGTTTGACCTTGCTCTCAAGGTATCTGAGACAGATTCCAGCGTGTTAATTTTAGGAGAAAGCGGCACAGGGAAAGAGGTTCTTGCACGAATCATTCACTTTAAAAGCCTCCGAAGTAACAACTCCTTCGTCACGGTGAATTGTGCCGCCATACCGGAGACACTTCTGGAAAGCGAGCTCTTCGGTCATAAGAAGGGCGCCTTTACCGGAGCAATCTATACTAAGAAGGGTAGTTTTGAACTGGCGGATGGAGGGACTCTTTTCTTGGATGAGATCAGCGAGATGAAAAAGGATATGCAGGCTAAGATTCTTCGCGCACTAGAGGCAAAGAAAATAAAGAGAGTGGGGTCAGAAGATGAAATTAGCGTGGATGTAAGAGTAGTTGCCGCCACTAATAAAGAGATTACACAGGAGGTCAGAGAGGGCAATTTCCGTGATGACCTATATTATCGCCTGAACGTCGTACAGATAAAAATTCCGCCCTTACGCGAACAAAAAGAAGACATTCCCATTTTTGCCAGGCACTTTCTTAAGAAGTATTCAGAGGAGCTGAAAAAAAACATTTTTGATTTTTCTGAAGGGGCAATGGCTCGCATCATCGATTATGATTGGCCCGGCAACATAAGAGAGCTCAAGAATGCAATTGAGCGTGCGGTAATATTCGCAGAAATAAATGGCCTTATCCGGAGCCATCACCTACCTCAACACATTCTTGAGGGAACTGAAATCCCACCCGCTGAGAGAGAAAAGGAGGCAAAAAGGGAACCGGTAGACAAAGGGTTCCGGACATTGAAGGAAGTTGAGGATGGCTATATAAAGGAGGTTCTAAGATACTGCGGCGGAAACAGAATTAAGGCCGCAGAGATCCTTGGAATCTCCCCAGTCACGATATGGCGAAAGTGTGGTAAATAAACACAGAATTAAAAAAGGATCAGGACCGATGTCCAGAAAACGGGCCCTGATCCCAATCCTCAGAGATAAACACTAACCGTAGTTCGCTGTGTCCCTTTACTCCTGATGGCATGAGCTACACGGCGCTTGAGCTATAGCAAAGGGTGCCGGGAACGGGGCATTGTAGGGATTGTCCTCAAAGTGACAACCCACGCATCTGCCAACGTTATCTTGCTCAACTACAGCAGGATGTATTCCATCCCAATCTTCTGCATGCGGATAGGGATCTCCACTGAACGGTACTCCGGCAACTTGCTCGTATGAGGTCCTAAGTGCAGTGACTGCGAAAGCTGTGTTATGCACCCCCTCACTCTTGTCTTCCTCTAAAGCAAGAAAGTTGAAGGACGCCTTGAATACGTCTTCGTCAGGGATTCCCCCTGCCGGATGAGTAAAGCAGGACTCGTCTGTCTCTGCCTGTTCTATCGTGCAGCAACTCTTCAGCAGTCTGACCCTTCCGTGGAACGGAACCGGACTGGGCTTGCCTTCTGGAACACAACCGGCATCCCAGCCTGCATCCATTGCAAATTCACCTATTTCGTCCTTGAGAGCTTCTAAAAGGCCTTCAACCTCGGTTTGTACGCCTTCTCTCATGCCATTACCATTGAAGTCTCCATAGGTATGCGGAATATTGAATGCAAATGTCTCGCCTGAAGTGGCATGACATCCGGCTGACAAACAGCCTGACCCTTGCGGATTTTGATCCGTGGGGAGTAGACCCGTGTTTTCAAAATCTGTATCCCCATCTTTTACAAGATGCGTATGGTCTCCAACCCGATTGCGTTCAGGGCCAGCCTGGTCGCGATTCGCAGCCATATGGCAGTCCACGCATGCGTTTTCGGTAGCGGTGCTATGGGGTGAATTTGGATACACTCCACCAGGGGCATCCGATTCGAACCAAAGGTTCTCACCAAGGAATATGTCTCCCTGAAGGCTAGCGTGCGCATCGTTCTGGTTTGTTAGCGTATTTGGGTTGCTAATTGGTCTCCTTGAGTTATGGCATCCTATGCACGTCGCTCCTACTCCGACGCTATCCGGAACCGTGTACATGGCCAGGGTGGTAAAGCTGCCAAATCGCCTCACCTGCGCCGGGTAGCCGGCTTCATTGTGCGGGTCATGGCACGCTGAACACGTCTGTGGCTCGGCAAAATCAGCCGGAGGAGCGAAAGTCGGAACGTCGCCCGGTTCGCCCCCGTTCCTGATCCATATCACGTTCCCCGCTGTGCTGTGACAACGTGCGCAGCTACTATTGAGTGCCGGATCGTCCTCTCCCAATGGGCTCGTTTGGAGGTTTCCTGTGGTCACAAATTTTGAGTGCGGGGAGTTGTTCCATTGATTAGGTATTAGGTGAAATGGAGGTTCATCGTGACACTGGAAACAATCATTAGCCGTGTAGTTGACTATTATCGCATCAGGGCTTCCGCCCGATTCTGCATGCTCTTTTCCTGGTCCATGGCAGTTTTCACACTGTATGTTTCCCAGAACCTGAAGGTCTGCTGGAATGGCATCGAAGTTTCCGGGCATAAGCTCGGCGGGAAATTCCCAGCCAACCATTTCTTGAACATCGTCAAACCCGCCATTGAATATGGTGTTTCCCAGGTCGTAGCCTACTGTGTGACAGTATATGCAGCCTTCGTTATAGCTGGGAGATAACTCTCCATCAACGCCTCTTTGGAAGAATGATGCATGACCGGTAGCCAGCCATGGCTGATATTTTGGGGTTAGGGTTCTGTCATCGTCCGATCTTGTCTGAGCTATAGAGTGACAAGCCATGCAGTTGACCCCATCTGCGGTAACTCCTAGCCATTCACTTACATTGAATATACTAAAGCTATTTCTGGAGACCGATTCCGTAATCATATAATCTCCAACCACATCAGGGGTGAAGTGAGGGGTTCTTGAGGATGCATCTGGGATTGATGCAGCTGACCCGGCGGGCTTGCCGGTTATTGACCAATTATAGGAGTTCTGAATTCCTCCGTTAAAATACACCGGGAGTCCAAGATGGGTGTTAGCCTGGAAGGGCAGGGTCTCAGTTTCGGGATCGAAATTTGAGGGTATATACTCATCTTCCCAACCTCCATACTGAGGAGCGGATGTGCACCTTATCTCTTCTTCTATCTCGTCTTTACCATCGCTTACTTTAACGTCGAGTATATAGTTAACCTCCTGAGCGCTGAAAGGCCGAATCTCAAATCTGTCGCGAAGGCCTCTGTTCAAATTGGCCAGAGTTTCCTCAATAGTAAAGGTGGTGAACGAGACTGTATCAGTATCAGCACCTGTGAGCGTAGGGGCGGGTAAACCAAACTCTGGGTCGCCGCCAGGCCATTCTCCAACGTTTCCAGACGCAACACCGAATTTCCACTCATAGGTAATGGGCCTTTTGGTAGTGGAAATCACTTCGACAGTGACCTGTGCCTGGGCGCCGAAGCCTACACTTTTACACTGGGTCTGATCAAGTTGTACTTCGAGAGGTGCACCGCCCCCGCCACCACCCTCCTCATTTTCACAACTAATTATGCCGAACGCCAGTACCGAGAGTAAAATAGTAAAGAGTACATAACCTAT harbors:
- a CDS encoding ATP-binding protein, whose amino-acid sequence is MHKTFVIDMRISIAAKLMLGFLVLLLPAALILGGFSYYSIRKLIGINKQLEEITTSLDATRELNIAVANLVIPVNEYTINGDINARDHFDRLLNSVDTKLNTCANSSCHFASNEPREMANSILLGVSNIKEVAQGLFGLDDLSRNSHGSNAVKEINDILYFLSARLNFMSRALIERVQLLKTQSYEEGRKTLRYLFVFSLSVMAMSVSVAYIISRKIANPIRSLLQGTKHIIKGNLDCHVNVAQRDEVGELAESFNSMIDEIKGYRERVELYRQGLEEKVKERTEELMRKDENLRQSEKLASIGLLASGVAHELNNPLTSILMSVGLLMEDVKASSDLYNELEKINEDTNRCIQIINELLDFSRHSIPDKIPCNINSLLGESLNMLRHSVDLEKIVVNDDFSSNLPPVYCDPDQMQRVFMNTITNAVQAMHGDGILTLKTYLNGNFVNICVRDNGPGIPQRMRQKVFDPFFTTKRGGSGLGLSISHRIIHDHGGRIEIYSATIDEPKDEAGIQITGTGVEILIPIEG
- a CDS encoding cytochrome c; translation: MRHVLVFIIGMAILMTSSMGNRFAQGEEGSVEKGKEVYTAKKCGLCHTVDGSGGKKGGDLSDIGDKKDAEWLTKYMKDPKSLIPEAKMPAFRGTDEELQNLVAYLTSLKKAN
- a CDS encoding cytochrome c3 family protein, giving the protein MKNKFILIIILIFLAFYGCRKQERDIEWGWKQDKPVTPQKHFSHKLHENVLSEEGLDCEACHPVGFVIEEKEEEKRAEISGKSLIPGKETCHFCHFNPQAGSIAPNSCDTCHVDMRGITPANHNFNWSVKHAVFAKADANSCNTCHSPRFCEDCHKRRDLPTLRVHDRNFRFIHGIEARANPRECGNCHELKSFCDQCHIRGGYDR
- a CDS encoding sigma-54 dependent transcriptional regulator; translated protein: MSNKEESKGRILVVDDEQNICESIKKTLERSGYSVSASQDGYEALKMVGTDGYDMVICDIRMPELDGLQILDQIKEINPRIVVCMITGYASIDTAITSMRHGAIDYITKPFKPDQIRFIVNRAFQQKKLGDESINLRHELGNFYGQDVVIGNSKKMHEVFDLALKVSETDSSVLILGESGTGKEVLARIIHFKSLRSNNSFVTVNCAAIPETLLESELFGHKKGAFTGAIYTKKGSFELADGGTLFLDEISEMKKDMQAKILRALEAKKIKRVGSEDEISVDVRVVAATNKEITQEVREGNFRDDLYYRLNVVQIKIPPLREQKEDIPIFARHFLKKYSEELKKNIFDFSEGAMARIIDYDWPGNIRELKNAIERAVIFAEINGLIRSHHLPQHILEGTEIPPAEREKEAKREPVDKGFRTLKEVEDGYIKEVLRYCGGNRIKAAEILGISPVTIWRKCGK
- a CDS encoding OmcA/MtrC family decaheme c-type cytochrome, coding for NCTKCHTGGTQSDNFKTEPSRAACGSCHDDVNFESGENHGGGIQLSDNNCNGCHLPSTDKEFDLSVVGTHTIPLKSAQVPGVNFEIVSVESADMMSDTVAPGERPKVTFSIKTDSGETIPPSDLNFLRLTLAGSTIEYFIQDYNDDGLPIPGDPLSPWTPGAEDYKQEDPRQSAVGPDASGNFTYTFTAKIPTDATGTYTVGIEGYKCATVEGASQRKGGTNCDGTRDPNGNGTEDPGEAFNQVRDAGHNVIFDFPVTDSEAVPRRMAVDSSTKCINCHGVFSKDFSIHGGIRNDTVYCVLCHNPSHDTLSRQIPPIGEPTITNSVAFRIMIHKIHTGEDLTNKPYFLYSPPGGMFPNQFERPTDFSEIRFPGDRRDCEACHLPSTYILNPGQGILGGKVLPSTNHEFEREESSKTITETFFTEPVISVCTACHDSLVVNEAGDALAGEGHPGGAQPEGACIECHGVGEFLGVKEVHLPGLPPETRIERPN